The Natranaerobius trueperi genome segment ACTTTCTCTTAACTTTTCATATTTGTTTTCAGTTTGTGACATGAAAATTCCCCCCCTACTTAGTTAGTTGGGGGAATTATGACACAAACTAAGCTGTTTTACTATGTGGGGATAGTTTGACGCTTACGAGAAAATTAAATCTACATGGGTATGCTAGAAACCTAAAAAATGGTAAGATGCGTATTATACTAGCAGGTAATATTAAAGACATTGATATTTTAAAGACACGGCTACAAAGAAATAATAAGTTCCAAATAGAAAGTATAAAAGAAAGCAAATGGGAAAAACCTGTTAAGGTTGGGTTTAAAATCTATTAAGAAATAAGTACCCGTTGTGTTGATCGCAATTATGGTACTAAAAAAAGTTCTGTGAAAGAGAGAAAGAGTCTAGCTATGCTGGACTCTTTCTCTCTTTCAAGCAATAAATTATTTCAGCTATTATGCTTATTTGAAGTAATATTACAAAGATACTCGGTATAATCAAATATGAATCTATATTCAGGAGCGTAATCATTATTTTTGTAATAATGTCCTGGTCCTTTTCCGGGATTTGAATTTACTTCTAACAACCATAGTTTACCATTAATATCAATTGCAAAATCAAGGCCTAGTTCACCAAAAGGACCTATATCTTTATCTAGACATGAAACAATCTTTATAGCCACATTTTCTATATAGTCACTGTCTGGTACAATATCACCCTTTGAACTATATAGTTGAAGGTATATTTTATCATAAAACATACGTTTACCCCCTAAACTGTAATACATTTGTTTTTGTTCTTTAGCAATTCTCGCATAATTTTTTACAACATTCCACAGCCCCTTATTATCTTTACATACTAAAACCCGTAAATCAAAAGGACGATCTTTATACTTTAACAATCTAAGACCTTGCTGTACGATAATTTTTTTGTTTCCAATAAAGCTTTCAATTTGAGTTTTTACTTGTTTAAGATCATTTACTTCCACTTCATTCATTCCGTTCTTAAAATAACGAAGTTTATATTTGTTACTTGTCAACTTTTCAATAGATATTACTTGCTTACCCTGACTGCCATAGAAGGATTTCAAGAAAACAAAACTATAAGTCTTTAACATTTTCGTAACATCATTAAAATTTCTATATCGAATCGTCCTGGGTAAATAGTTAGCCATAGAATCGTAACCTTTTAGTTTTAGAAAAGGTTTCCACTTACCAAAATAATTGATACGGTTAATATATTTTATGTCGAGTTCTTTCTTAAACTTCCTTCGTATTTGTGTTGCTTTTTGTCTTTGCTCTTTTGTAAGCCTTGCTCTTCGATCATATACTACATTTGGTAAAGGCAACCATATATTAGCCCATTTATTCAATTTTGGTACATAAGTTAACCCTTTAACACGTTTTTTTGACCAATCAACACTATCAATGGAAAATAAATAAGTTAGAAAGTTTTTACTAATACCTGCTTTTAAAATCATAAATCAATCCTTTTTTTTCTTTGGTACTGTTAAAAGATTTGATTTTACAAAAATACCTAGAACAGGACCAAGATAAATTCTTTCATCGTTTCTCCAAATATTCAAGCTAATATTCTCAAGTTGGGTAAGATCACAATCGGTAAAAGAAGGTTTGAAGATATTAGAACTTAGGTAGAGAATATTTCTTTTCTCATTTCTATCTTTGTCACAAGGTTTTACTTTAATATTGCAAGTTGTTTTTCCAAAATGAAGCTTATACCTAGATTTTTCAGTTAATCCTAGGGAGTTATAAATATCCCGCGTGATACAGCATATATCCTCTAACTTACTGTCTGAATGACATTCTAGTTTAATATTCATATAAGTTTCTCCCCCCTCCCCTCTTGTTATCATTACAATTCGATTTAAGAGCCAAATAACGTGCATACTCAATTGGCCTTAGGTAAACATTCCTAGTAAACCTATCATCCCCTAATCTTCTCACGATATTTTTTCCAGCTTTACTGTTAACTTCTATGATCCAAACATAACCATCTTGAGATAAACCAAAATCAATACAAATATCTCCCAAGTGGTTATAGCCATTTTCTAGGTCCTTAGCTATTTGTAAAGAAATCTCTTTTATATAAGAATGTTTACTTTGTGTTAAACAATTGTTTTCTTTTATCATTTCATCAATTGTAATAAGCTTTGATGAAAAGTTTGTCTTATAAAAAGTTAGTCCTGATAGTCTACAAAAACCACCTGTTACCCCCCAATTACCAGTACCATCTTTTTGCACAAACATTCGAATATCATAAATATTGTTATCCACGCGGTCAAATTCGATATATTCCTGAACTATATATCGTGCTTTTCCAGATGTAATTGTTTCTATTTTATCTAGAAGTATTTTTTCATCATGAGTTGTTAGTGCTGGTGAATTTAAATGTTCATAAAAATAAAATTTATCGTTTAAATCTTTTTCCACTTTATAGACCTGTCTACCTAAACATCCCTTCCTAGATTTTAAGATAATTTTTTTATACCTGTGTAATAGGTCTATAAGTTGTTTTGATTTGAATTTATGGGTATTCGGTAGGTGACAGTTTGTGTCACCTTTTTTTAATATCCGATAGATCTTCCACTTATCAAACCTTGTTACATTGTTAAACACTTTGTTTTCACCAATAACTTCTTCAAGTTTGTATGCCCAGGTGTTGAAAGTAGTGAGTTTTCTCATAAAAACTGCATCAGGAAAAGAGACAACCCGCTCTTCATAATATCCATGTATTAATAAAAGTCCCTTTACATTCTTTTGTTCCCAATCTATACTCTTAGGGCTAAAAATAACCAAATCGACATTCAATTCAGGGGTACTTTTAAGTCTATGACTTGGTTTCAGTTTGTTTTTAAACACACCAATTAAAGGCTTTTTTTTACTCATTTTTATATCCCCCATCATATAATCAGCTTAAAGATATTTTAGTCTATTCTATGATGGAGCTGTCTAAATCGACATAACAAGTTCGAGGAAAATGGTATTTTAAATATCATAAAGAAATTTGGCATAGTCTTGTACTCCGGAGCAATGCCCTCTCTTTTTTCATAATTCTAAGCCCTTAGAGGTTTATTATTCACTTAAAGCAACCATAACTTACCGTGAATATCAATTGCTAAATCAATTCCTAGTTCTTCAAAACGGGCAAATTCTTCATCTATATAATTAACAGCATTAGTTGGCAAATTCTTCGATTTCATTACTGTCAGGAATCTTGTTAGTTTTACAATTTTCTATTAAACTAGGATAGATTTCATTAAAAAATACCCTTTCACTGCCTAGACTATAATTTGTTAAAGTTTGATTTTGTTTAAAAGCTATCCTTAAATAATTGTTCATAACTTTCCAAAGTCCTTTACTAAATTTCATTAACAAAACTCTAATATCAAAAGGTCTATCATGATATGTCAGTAACTTAATTCCTTGTTGAATAATATGCTCTTTCCCTTTGAGATTGTTTTCAATGACTTTTTTAGTTCTTCTTTTGTATTCAATTCTAGTCTTTGATATTCTTTAGAATAATAACTGACCTTGTATTTCTCCCTCTCTCTGCTTACTAATTGAGATTATTTGTTTACCTTCACGACAATAATAAGATTTTAGAAAAATA includes the following:
- a CDS encoding acylphosphatase — its product is MTLTRKLNLHGYARNLKNGKMRIILAGNIKDIDILKTRLQRNNKFQIESIKESKWEKPVKVGFKIY
- a CDS encoding YheC/YheD family protein; translation: MILKAGISKNFLTYLFSIDSVDWSKKRVKGLTYVPKLNKWANIWLPLPNVVYDRRARLTKEQRQKATQIRRKFKKELDIKYINRINYFGKWKPFLKLKGYDSMANYLPRTIRYRNFNDVTKMLKTYSFVFLKSFYGSQGKQVISIEKLTSNKYKLRYFKNGMNEVEVNDLKQVKTQIESFIGNKKIIVQQGLRLLKYKDRPFDLRVLVCKDNKGLWNVVKNYARIAKEQKQMYYSLGGKRMFYDKIYLQLYSSKGDIVPDSDYIENVAIKIVSCLDKDIGPFGELGLDFAIDINGKLWLLEVNSNPGKGPGHYYKNNDYAPEYRFIFDYTEYLCNITSNKHNS
- a CDS encoding YheC/YheD family protein, with translation MSKKKPLIGVFKNKLKPSHRLKSTPELNVDLVIFSPKSIDWEQKNVKGLLLIHGYYEERVVSFPDAVFMRKLTTFNTWAYKLEEVIGENKVFNNVTRFDKWKIYRILKKGDTNCHLPNTHKFKSKQLIDLLHRYKKIILKSRKGCLGRQVYKVEKDLNDKFYFYEHLNSPALTTHDEKILLDKIETITSGKARYIVQEYIEFDRVDNNIYDIRMFVQKDGTGNWGVTGGFCRLSGLTFYKTNFSSKLITIDEMIKENNCLTQSKHSYIKEISLQIAKDLENGYNHLGDICIDFGLSQDGYVWIIEVNSKAGKNIVRRLGDDRFTRNVYLRPIEYARYLALKSNCNDNKRGGGRNLYEY
- a CDS encoding YheC/YheD family protein; protein product: MKSKNLPTNAVNYIDEEFARFEELGIDLAIDIHGKLWLL